In the genome of Leptolyngbya subtilissima AS-A7, one region contains:
- a CDS encoding NfeD family protein, with the protein MSDDLIEDVFPEADSPQDIQWAADSADEPTFPEGAWTDKTAIVQDLLEGRKYQVKFEGVYWTAIAASAAVPLVPGDTVAVLGRDGNELIVQKLPEDQPDLQLPNVAVGSEGQAPLPDPLI; encoded by the coding sequence ATGTCAGACGATCTAATAGAAGATGTCTTTCCCGAAGCTGATTCACCCCAAGATATTCAGTGGGCCGCCGACTCGGCTGATGAACCTACCTTCCCAGAGGGAGCCTGGACGGATAAAACAGCTATAGTTCAAGACCTTCTGGAGGGCCGCAAGTACCAGGTTAAGTTTGAAGGGGTCTACTGGACTGCGATCGCAGCCTCCGCTGCAGTACCGCTGGTGCCCGGCGACACCGTGGCTGTTTTGGGCCGCGACGGCAACGAACTCATTGTGCAAAAGCTGCCCGAGGACCAACCCGATCTTCAGCTGCCTAATGTTGCAGTTGGCTCCGAGGGTCAAGCGCCCCTGCCAGACCCCTTGATTTAA
- a CDS encoding response regulator, with the protein MTKTILLIEDNPQNRYLAQFLLEHRGHKVLQAETGPEGLKLAAIARPDLILLDIQLPGMDGHAVARALKSDPQLKLIPIVAVTSYAMVGDREKCLAAGAEGYIEKPIDPESFGDEVEQFLPAALGGIAP; encoded by the coding sequence ATGACAAAGACCATTCTGTTAATTGAAGACAATCCTCAAAACCGCTATTTGGCGCAGTTTTTGCTGGAGCATCGGGGCCACAAAGTTCTTCAGGCAGAAACCGGCCCCGAAGGGCTGAAGCTAGCGGCGATCGCCCGCCCCGACCTGATTTTGCTCGATATTCAGCTGCCCGGTATGGATGGTCATGCCGTAGCCCGCGCCCTTAAGAGCGACCCGCAGCTCAAACTAATCCCCATTGTGGCGGTGACCTCCTATGCCATGGTGGGCGATCGCGAAAAATGCCTGGCTGCCGGAGCCGAAGGCTACATCGAAAAACCCATCGACCCCGAGTCCTTTGGCGATGAAGTGGAGCAGTTTTTGCCCGCTGCCCTAGGAGGTATCGCCCCATGA
- a CDS encoding response regulator: protein MSPVLIVDDNLENLYLLRMLLQGHGYSVEEAHHGVEALAKARQQLPTLIISDLLMPVMDGYTLLRQWKADDQLKAIPFMVYTATYTDLKDERLAFDLGADAFLVKPAEPETLMASITALLANLDPAQPSVRQPQIEEKALLKDYSEALFRKLEKKVESLQQTNRRLGTEIAERKRTEAALRASEARYRQLFQAITDPVLVCDRTTLACLAVNDAAVAEYGYSRDEFLTMTLQDIYPREDVPALMERLAQAGSSLERRGVWRHHKKTGEIISVEISTYGLTFADRSAYLVQARNVTEQQQLEEQFRQAQKMEAIGRLAGGIAHDFNNLITVIKGYSELLQSRIPASDAAAQLLGEIYQAGERAGTLTSHLLAFSRQQVLAPQALNLNTVVSNTETMLRRLIGEDIILTTDLSPTLGPIKADPGQIEQVLMNLAVNARDAMPQGGTLTLATQTVQLDEAYCRQVSDLSPGKYVRLTVTDTGCGIDTATQAKMFEPFFTTKPVGKGTGLGLATVHGIVKQSGGHIAVESGVGQGTRFQIYLPLVAEPLPEGRSPARSRTLPQGTETVLVVEDEDAVRALEIHVLQRCGYRVLEAANGQAALHLVEHAPGPIHLLMSDVVMPHLGGRELAAQVTHTYPHCKVLFLSGYTDDAVIHHGVSKADVAFLQKPFTPSALAQKVRQVLDGETGAGFKV from the coding sequence ATGAGCCCGGTGCTGATCGTTGACGACAACCTCGAAAATCTCTACCTGCTGCGCATGCTGCTTCAAGGCCACGGTTACAGCGTAGAGGAAGCTCACCACGGCGTCGAAGCCTTGGCCAAAGCCCGCCAGCAGCTCCCCACCCTGATCATCTCTGACCTGCTGATGCCGGTGATGGATGGCTACACCCTGCTGCGCCAGTGGAAGGCTGACGACCAGCTCAAAGCCATTCCCTTTATGGTCTACACCGCTACCTATACTGACCTTAAAGATGAGCGCCTGGCCTTTGACCTGGGGGCTGACGCCTTCTTAGTCAAGCCTGCTGAACCAGAGACGTTGATGGCCAGCATTACGGCTCTACTGGCCAACCTTGACCCCGCCCAGCCTTCGGTGCGCCAGCCGCAGATCGAAGAAAAGGCTCTGCTCAAAGACTACAGCGAGGCCCTGTTTCGCAAGCTGGAGAAAAAGGTCGAGAGCCTACAGCAGACCAACCGGCGACTAGGAACCGAAATTGCCGAACGCAAACGCACCGAGGCCGCCCTGCGCGCCAGCGAAGCTCGCTACCGCCAGCTATTTCAAGCCATCACTGATCCAGTGTTGGTCTGCGATCGCACCACCCTGGCCTGCCTAGCCGTCAACGATGCCGCTGTAGCTGAGTATGGCTACAGCCGCGACGAGTTTTTGACTATGACCCTGCAAGATATTTATCCGCGCGAGGATGTGCCCGCTTTAATGGAGCGATTGGCTCAGGCAGGCTCATCCCTCGAACGTCGCGGCGTCTGGCGCCACCACAAGAAAACTGGGGAGATCATCAGCGTCGAGATCTCCACCTACGGCCTAACCTTCGCCGATCGCTCCGCTTACCTGGTGCAGGCCCGCAACGTCACCGAGCAGCAGCAACTCGAAGAACAGTTTCGCCAGGCCCAAAAAATGGAGGCCATCGGTCGGCTGGCGGGAGGCATTGCCCACGACTTTAACAACCTGATTACCGTAATTAAGGGCTATAGCGAGCTTTTGCAGAGCCGTATTCCCGCCAGCGACGCCGCCGCCCAGCTGCTGGGTGAAATTTATCAGGCGGGCGAACGCGCTGGTACGCTAACCAGCCACCTGCTGGCCTTTAGTCGTCAGCAGGTGCTAGCGCCCCAGGCGCTCAACCTCAACACCGTGGTCAGTAATACCGAAACCATGCTGCGCCGCCTGATCGGCGAAGACATTATTTTAACTACTGACCTGAGCCCTACCCTCGGCCCAATTAAAGCTGACCCCGGTCAGATCGAGCAGGTGTTGATGAACCTGGCGGTCAACGCTCGCGACGCTATGCCCCAGGGCGGCACCCTTACCCTGGCCACCCAGACCGTGCAGCTAGACGAAGCCTACTGCCGCCAGGTATCTGATTTGAGCCCCGGAAAATACGTGCGGCTAACGGTGACCGACACCGGCTGCGGCATCGACACTGCGACCCAAGCCAAAATGTTTGAGCCCTTTTTTACCACCAAACCTGTGGGCAAAGGTACCGGACTAGGCCTAGCCACAGTGCATGGCATTGTCAAGCAGTCGGGCGGCCACATCGCGGTAGAGAGTGGGGTGGGCCAAGGGACGAGGTTTCAGATCTACCTGCCGCTGGTGGCTGAGCCGCTGCCTGAGGGGCGATCGCCGGCGCGATCGCGCACCCTGCCCCAGGGCACCGAAACTGTCTTAGTAGTCGAAGACGAAGATGCCGTGCGTGCCCTAGAAATTCACGTTTTGCAGCGCTGTGGCTACCGGGTGCTAGAGGCTGCCAATGGCCAGGCGGCTCTACACCTGGTCGAGCATGCGCCCGGCCCCATTCATCTGCTGATGTCCGATGTGGTGATGCCCCACTTAGGGGGACGCGAACTGGCCGCTCAGGTGACCCACACCTATCCCCACTGCAAAGTGCTGTTTCTCTCGGGCTACACCGACGATGCCGTGATTCACCACGGCGTTTCAAAGGCCGACGTCGCCTTTTTGCAAAAGCCCTTTACCCCGTCGGCGCTGGCCCAAAAAGTGCGGCAGGTGTTGGATGGGGAGACTGGTGCAGGGTTTAAGGTTTAG
- the lysS gene encoding lysine--tRNA ligase: MSSDSNRPGQSASSLDEIRAARLQKVEDLKQLGQNPFAYRWDVTHHTADLQAKYADIEAGAEVDAAVSLAGRILARRVFGKLAFFTLQDESGIIQLYLEKATIQEHMGAADEQAFEHLKQLTDVGDILGVRGTIKRTEKGELSVKVQEYSLLTKALLPLPDKWHGLTDVAKRYRQRYVDLIVNPTVRDTFRKRALITSGIRRYLEDRGFLEIETPVLQSEAGGAEARPFVTYHNTLEMDLYLRIATELHLKRLVVGGFERVFEIGRIFRNEGVSTRHNPEFTSVEFYQAYADYHDLMNLTEDLIATLAKDILGTLKITYQGVDIDLTPPWRRVTMHDLVQEHTGLDFRQFNTLDEAKAAVKDLKLHGVEDCDSVGKLLNEVFEQKIEETLIQPTFLIDHPVEISPLSKPHRSRPGVVERFELFVVGRETANGFSELTDPIDQRQRFELQAARKAAGDLEATGVDEDFLTALEHGMPPTCGEGIGIDRLVMLLTDSPSIRDVIAFPLLKPEREE, translated from the coding sequence ATGTCGTCTGACTCTAACCGCCCAGGCCAAAGCGCCTCTAGCCTTGACGAAATTCGCGCCGCCCGCCTGCAAAAGGTAGAAGACCTCAAGCAGCTAGGCCAAAACCCCTTTGCCTATCGCTGGGATGTCACTCACCACACCGCCGACTTGCAGGCCAAATACGCCGACATAGAAGCCGGAGCCGAGGTAGATGCTGCGGTTTCTCTCGCCGGAAGAATTTTGGCGCGGCGGGTGTTTGGCAAGCTGGCCTTCTTTACCCTGCAAGATGAGAGCGGCATCATTCAGCTCTACCTTGAAAAAGCCACCATTCAAGAGCACATGGGCGCGGCGGATGAGCAGGCCTTTGAGCACCTGAAGCAGCTCACCGACGTAGGCGATATTCTTGGCGTGCGCGGCACCATCAAACGCACCGAGAAGGGTGAACTCTCGGTCAAAGTGCAGGAGTACAGCTTGCTGACCAAGGCGCTGCTGCCCCTGCCCGACAAGTGGCACGGCTTGACGGATGTGGCCAAGCGCTACCGCCAGCGCTACGTCGATTTAATCGTCAACCCCACCGTGCGCGACACCTTTCGCAAGCGGGCGCTGATCACCTCCGGCATTCGTCGTTATTTAGAAGATCGGGGATTCTTAGAGATTGAAACTCCAGTGTTGCAAAGCGAGGCCGGGGGGGCTGAGGCGCGCCCCTTCGTCACTTACCACAACACTTTGGAGATGGATCTCTACCTGCGTATCGCTACCGAACTGCACCTGAAGCGGCTAGTGGTGGGCGGTTTTGAGCGGGTGTTTGAGATTGGCCGCATTTTTCGCAACGAGGGCGTGTCTACCCGCCATAACCCTGAGTTCACCAGCGTGGAGTTTTACCAGGCCTACGCCGACTACCACGATCTAATGAATTTGACGGAAGACCTGATCGCGACTCTCGCTAAAGACATTTTGGGAACGCTCAAAATTACCTATCAGGGTGTAGACATCGACCTGACCCCGCCTTGGAGACGGGTAACGATGCATGACCTAGTGCAGGAGCACACTGGGCTAGATTTTCGCCAGTTCAACACCTTAGATGAGGCCAAAGCAGCGGTTAAGGATCTCAAGCTGCATGGTGTTGAAGACTGTGACTCGGTCGGCAAACTGCTGAATGAAGTCTTTGAGCAAAAAATTGAAGAAACTCTGATTCAGCCGACGTTCTTGATCGACCACCCGGTAGAAATCTCGCCTCTGTCGAAGCCTCACCGCAGCCGACCTGGGGTGGTGGAACGATTTGAGCTATTTGTGGTGGGCCGAGAGACCGCCAACGGCTTCTCGGAGTTGACTGACCCCATCGACCAGCGGCAGCGGTTTGAGTTGCAGGCGGCGCGCAAGGCGGCGGGCGATCTGGAAGCTACTGGGGTGGATGAAGACTTTCTCACGGCTCTGGAGCACGGTATGCCGCCTACCTGTGGTGAGGGCATTGGTATCGATCGCCTGGTGATGCTGCTCACCGATAGTCCCAGTATTCGCGATGTGATCGCCTTTCCGCTGCTGAAGCCGGAGCGGGAGGAGTAG
- the hemE gene encoding uroporphyrinogen decarboxylase: MTAVNQVPLLLRAARHEALERPPVWMMRQAGRYMQVYRDLRDKYPSFRDRSENADLAIEISLQPWRAFRPDGVIMFSDILTPLPGMGIPFDIIESKGPIIEPPIRTQAQIDAVHELDPETALPYIRTILQTLRQEVGNDAAVLGFVGSPWTLAAYAVEGKTSKSYTNIKGMAFSEPAMLHTLLGKLADNIATYVRYQIDCGAQVVQLFDSWAGQLSPMDYRTFALPYQQRVVQQVKQTHPDTPLILYISGSAGVFDLMGESGVDIVSVDWTMDMAEARRRLGPNIGVQGNIDPAILFGSQDLIRDRILDTIKKAGNRGHILNLGHGILPGTPEENAAYFFETAKNIDKLLATV; the protein is encoded by the coding sequence ATGACCGCAGTGAACCAGGTACCTTTGTTGCTCCGCGCTGCTCGCCACGAAGCGCTAGAGCGCCCGCCGGTGTGGATGATGCGTCAGGCGGGTCGCTACATGCAGGTGTACCGCGACCTGCGCGATAAATATCCGTCCTTTCGCGATCGCTCTGAAAACGCCGACTTGGCCATTGAGATCTCGCTCCAACCCTGGCGCGCCTTTCGCCCCGACGGCGTGATTATGTTCTCCGACATTCTGACGCCGCTGCCGGGCATGGGCATTCCCTTTGACATTATCGAGAGCAAGGGGCCAATCATCGAGCCGCCCATTCGTACCCAGGCTCAGATCGACGCGGTGCACGAGCTGGACCCCGAAACGGCGCTGCCCTACATTCGCACCATCCTGCAAACCCTGCGCCAGGAAGTCGGCAACGACGCTGCCGTGCTGGGCTTTGTGGGCTCTCCCTGGACGCTGGCGGCCTACGCGGTGGAGGGCAAGACCTCCAAGAGCTACACCAACATCAAGGGCATGGCCTTCAGCGAACCCGCCATGCTGCACACCCTGCTGGGCAAGCTGGCCGACAACATCGCCACCTACGTACGCTACCAAATTGACTGCGGTGCTCAAGTGGTGCAGCTGTTTGACTCCTGGGCTGGGCAGCTTAGTCCGATGGACTACCGCACCTTTGCTCTGCCCTACCAGCAGCGGGTGGTGCAGCAGGTGAAGCAGACCCATCCAGATACTCCCCTGATTCTCTATATCAGCGGTAGCGCCGGTGTGTTTGACCTGATGGGTGAGTCGGGCGTCGATATCGTCAGCGTCGACTGGACGATGGACATGGCCGAAGCTCGCCGCCGTCTGGGTCCCAATATTGGGGTGCAGGGCAATATCGACCCGGCAATTTTGTTTGGCTCCCAGGATCTGATTCGCGATCGCATCCTCGACACCATTAAGAAAGCTGGCAATCGCGGCCACATTCTCAACCTGGGCCACGGCATTTTGCCCGGTACCCCTGAAGAGAATGCTGCCTACTTCTTTGAAACCGCTAAAAACATCGACAAGCTGCTGGCGACTGTTTAG
- a CDS encoding helix-turn-helix domain-containing protein: MTSSSSNRVDHSPALRSLMAESNIASYRALSQTSGVPRSAIDSLRQGQVGRLRVDVLQRLSQALGLSLEALVDKFSLTTAPQSKGDFGTEATDQIKALRQECDRLQAQLAIQADTVRQQVQQEAIVQLEPWLVQWPTAAHAAQQKADLPAQKLLPLVRPVETLVQSWGVTPIETVGAEVSYDPQIHQPKAGFLSPGQPARVSHMGYRQGDRLLYRAKVTPIQA; the protein is encoded by the coding sequence ATGACAAGTTCTAGTTCTAACCGAGTAGACCACAGCCCAGCGCTGCGATCGCTGATGGCAGAGTCAAATATTGCCAGCTATCGTGCCCTGAGCCAGACCAGCGGCGTGCCCCGTTCGGCGATCGACAGCCTGCGCCAGGGGCAGGTTGGGCGACTGCGGGTGGACGTGCTGCAACGCCTCAGCCAAGCTTTGGGATTGTCGCTAGAGGCTTTGGTAGATAAATTTAGCTTAACCACTGCGCCTCAGTCGAAAGGAGACTTTGGGACTGAGGCAACGGATCAAATTAAGGCCCTGCGGCAGGAGTGCGATCGCCTCCAAGCCCAGCTCGCCATCCAGGCCGACACCGTGCGCCAGCAGGTGCAGCAGGAGGCAATCGTCCAGCTAGAGCCCTGGTTGGTGCAGTGGCCCACCGCCGCCCACGCCGCCCAGCAAAAGGCCGATCTTCCTGCCCAAAAACTGCTCCCCCTGGTGCGCCCCGTAGAAACCCTTGTACAGAGCTGGGGGGTTACCCCCATAGAAACAGTCGGGGCCGAAGTGTCCTATGATCCGCAGATTCATCAACCTAAGGCCGGCTTTCTATCACCAGGCCAGCCAGCGAGGGTGAGCCATATGGGATACCGTCAAGGCGATCGCCTGCTGTACCGCGCCAAAGTCACACCGATCCAAGCCTAG
- a CDS encoding PAS domain S-box protein produces the protein MTQPFSLQSMVALAQQVQVCEARCRTLFDHAQLGIVLANAESYCFDANPAACKMFGYSREEFVGLHTSDLVVQSEGQTVEAALEAIHSGADYQQEWQFRRRDGTVLAAEVIATLMPDGTLLGLIRDLSDRNQAQTDRQYLTTLIETSPDAIVSKDLNGIVTSWNGGAENLFGYTAAEMVGNSITQIIPTYRHQEEVFILERLRRGKRVEQLETQRQAKDGRLIDVSITVWPVRSASGAIIGAAKIARDITVLKAREREIMRMSRLYAALSQINQAIVWATDRDQLFQKVCQVLVDDGGFCMAWIGWHRPDPAGLELMAAYGDDDSLVPSLLAVDQGQSPASDRSVGLAAIALRSQQPYICNDALNDPETSAWRGAIAHGKFRASAHFPIWADGAVVGVLNVYAEQPNVFHDKEIALLKEATGDLSFALKTFARDAARRQAEQALRDEKRFADIMIESMPGLLYFYDAEGRFLRWNETFERVSGYSADEIAQMHPLDFFASDDKGRLEQRIEQVLRDGKSSVEANFVAKDGTATPYFFTGQRVQFDNTWCLVGVGIDISERRRAETRLAESERKYRELVEHANSIILRWNSGGYITFLNEYGQRFFGYSEAEILGRHVMATIVPPTESSGRDLQQLIADICADPSAFEQNINENVRRDGQRVWVAWTNRVEFDAEGRVVEILSIGTDMTARQQAEAEREKRHRAEAADRIKSAFLATMSHELRTPLNSIIGFTGIILQGLAGPLNAEQSKQLTMVRTSARHLLALVNDVLDISKIEAGQLEVAREPFDLHQSIAKVLAIVQPQAEAKALNLRVEVASNLGEALADQRRFEQVLLNLLSNAIKFTDRGEVALTAELVHELPGPSAAPATLRLRVSDTGIGIKAEDLPTLFQPFQQIDSGLARNHEGTGLGLAICRRLIDLMGGAIQAESTWGKGSTFTVTLPLQAPETP, from the coding sequence ATGACGCAGCCCTTTTCTTTGCAGTCTATGGTGGCTTTGGCCCAGCAGGTGCAGGTCTGCGAAGCCCGTTGCCGCACCCTGTTTGACCACGCTCAGCTCGGCATCGTGTTGGCCAATGCTGAGAGCTATTGCTTTGACGCCAACCCTGCTGCCTGCAAGATGTTTGGCTACAGCCGTGAAGAATTTGTGGGGTTGCACACCTCTGATCTGGTGGTGCAAAGCGAGGGGCAAACCGTCGAAGCCGCTCTAGAGGCCATTCACAGTGGAGCTGACTACCAGCAAGAATGGCAGTTTCGCCGCCGGGACGGCACCGTCTTGGCGGCGGAGGTGATTGCTACTTTGATGCCCGACGGCACGCTGCTGGGGCTGATTCGCGATCTGAGCGATCGCAACCAGGCTCAAACCGACCGCCAGTACTTAACTACCCTGATTGAGACGTCTCCCGACGCTATTGTCAGCAAAGACTTGAATGGCATCGTCACCAGCTGGAATGGGGGGGCAGAGAATCTGTTCGGCTACACCGCCGCCGAAATGGTCGGCAACTCGATTACCCAGATCATTCCAACGTATCGACATCAGGAAGAAGTTTTTATCTTAGAACGACTCCGGCGGGGCAAACGGGTAGAGCAGCTAGAGACCCAGCGGCAGGCCAAAGACGGACGTTTGATCGATGTCTCCATTACCGTGTGGCCAGTGCGCAGCGCCAGCGGGGCGATCATTGGCGCCGCAAAAATTGCTCGCGACATTACCGTGCTAAAAGCGCGTGAGCGCGAGATTATGCGCATGTCAAGGCTCTACGCGGCCCTAAGTCAGATCAACCAGGCGATTGTCTGGGCGACCGATCGCGACCAGCTTTTTCAGAAGGTGTGCCAGGTGTTGGTAGACGATGGCGGCTTCTGTATGGCCTGGATTGGGTGGCACCGCCCAGACCCAGCCGGGCTAGAGCTGATGGCGGCCTACGGCGATGACGATAGCCTAGTGCCCAGCCTGCTGGCCGTTGATCAGGGCCAGTCGCCAGCCTCCGATCGGTCGGTTGGCTTGGCCGCTATAGCTCTGCGATCGCAGCAGCCCTACATCTGCAACGATGCCCTCAATGACCCGGAAACCAGCGCCTGGCGCGGTGCGATCGCCCACGGCAAGTTTCGAGCCTCAGCCCACTTTCCGATCTGGGCAGATGGGGCTGTAGTGGGGGTGCTCAACGTCTACGCTGAGCAGCCCAATGTCTTTCACGACAAAGAGATCGCCCTGCTCAAAGAAGCCACTGGCGATCTCTCCTTTGCCCTCAAAACCTTTGCCCGCGACGCGGCTCGCCGTCAGGCCGAGCAGGCCCTCCGCGACGAAAAGCGGTTTGCCGACATCATGATCGAGAGCATGCCTGGCTTGCTCTACTTCTACGACGCCGAGGGGCGCTTCTTGCGCTGGAACGAAACCTTTGAACGAGTCTCGGGCTACTCTGCCGATGAAATCGCCCAGATGCACCCGCTCGACTTCTTCGCAAGCGATGACAAAGGGCGGCTAGAACAGCGCATTGAACAGGTCTTAAGGGACGGCAAATCGTCTGTTGAAGCCAACTTTGTCGCCAAAGACGGCACCGCTACCCCCTACTTTTTTACCGGGCAGCGTGTGCAGTTCGACAACACTTGGTGCCTAGTGGGGGTCGGCATCGATATTTCAGAGCGCCGGCGAGCAGAAACCCGTTTGGCCGAAAGCGAGCGCAAATACCGCGAGCTGGTCGAGCATGCCAACAGCATTATTTTGCGCTGGAACTCCGGTGGGTACATTACCTTTCTCAACGAGTATGGCCAGCGCTTTTTTGGCTATAGCGAGGCCGAAATTCTCGGTCGCCACGTGATGGCAACCATCGTGCCGCCCACCGAAAGCAGCGGCCGCGACCTACAGCAGCTGATCGCCGACATTTGCGCCGACCCCAGCGCCTTTGAGCAAAACATTAACGAAAATGTGCGTCGCGATGGCCAGCGCGTCTGGGTTGCCTGGACCAACCGCGTTGAGTTTGATGCCGAGGGGCGGGTGGTCGAAATTCTCAGCATCGGCACCGACATGACCGCCCGCCAGCAGGCTGAGGCCGAGCGCGAAAAGCGGCATCGGGCTGAGGCGGCCGATCGCATCAAATCGGCCTTTTTGGCCACCATGAGCCACGAGCTGCGCACCCCGCTCAACTCGATTATTGGCTTTACGGGCATTATTTTGCAGGGGTTGGCCGGGCCGCTCAACGCCGAGCAGAGCAAGCAGCTGACCATGGTGCGCACCAGCGCCCGCCATTTGCTGGCCCTGGTCAACGACGTGCTCGATATTTCTAAAATTGAAGCTGGGCAGCTAGAGGTGGCCCGCGAGCCCTTTGACCTGCACCAGTCGATTGCCAAGGTGCTGGCGATCGTGCAGCCCCAGGCCGAGGCTAAAGCGTTAAATCTGCGCGTTGAGGTGGCTTCCAACCTGGGTGAAGCCTTGGCCGACCAGCGGCGGTTTGAGCAGGTTTTGCTCAACCTGCTGAGCAATGCGATTAAATTTACCGATCGCGGCGAAGTCGCCCTGACGGCAGAATTGGTTCATGAGCTCCCTGGGCCTAGCGCTGCTCCAGCGACGCTGCGGTTGCGGGTGTCTGACACGGGCATAGGAATTAAAGCCGAGGATCTACCCACCCTGTTTCAGCCCTTTCAGCAGATCGACTCGGGGCTGGCGCGCAACCACGAGGGTACGGGTCTGGGTTTGGCAATCTGCCGTCGCCTGATTGACCTAATGGGGGGCGCTATTCAGGCCGAGAGCACCTGGGGTAAGGGCAGCACCTTTACCGTGACGCTGCCGCTGCAAGCACCGGAGACACCATGA
- a CDS encoding phycobiliprotein lyase, producing MEIVNFFETLAGKWFSQRTIHNLAGQSSQAGQSNLLIEFLPATDTDLAQVCTTLGHDPSQIACGLRVHQDSQLEGENQKIQSSALMVIMTPTEAGDGVLVQAPTASPALQGSYRVEDEVLTIVTPTDAGQVEERLWFVNPNLRMRTSVLKTGDDVQTASFCSEIRMGVAKPAD from the coding sequence ATGGAAATTGTGAACTTTTTTGAAACCCTGGCCGGCAAGTGGTTTTCTCAGCGCACCATTCACAACCTGGCTGGTCAGAGTTCCCAAGCGGGGCAGTCTAATCTGCTGATTGAGTTTCTGCCCGCCACCGATACCGATCTAGCCCAGGTCTGCACCACCCTCGGCCATGACCCTAGCCAGATTGCCTGTGGTCTGCGGGTTCACCAAGACAGCCAGCTTGAGGGCGAAAACCAAAAAATCCAGAGCAGTGCCCTGATGGTGATTATGACTCCCACCGAAGCGGGGGACGGGGTGCTGGTGCAAGCGCCAACGGCCTCACCGGCGCTCCAGGGCAGCTACCGGGTTGAGGATGAAGTGTTGACCATTGTTACCCCCACCGACGCAGGGCAGGTAGAAGAACGCCTGTGGTTTGTAAACCCCAACCTGCGCATGCGCACCAGCGTGCTCAAAACTGGAGATGATGTGCAAACGGCATCGTTTTGCTCAGAAATTCGCATGGGCGTAGCCAAACCTGCCGACTGA
- a CDS encoding PD-(D/E)XK nuclease family protein: MLSLTQGHLRLLEICPRRYQYTYLEHHTAPMDPAMAERQRWGTEFHRVMQQRDLGLPVDDLLKEDAALDAAVHSLLAAAPELFLPQVDGFRQSEHRRTLAFNGYTLTAIYDLLVMGPTSGQIVDWKTYQNPPQLAQLTQDWQTRLYLYLLVETSHLTPEQVTMTYWFVAPPTAQAAPKPPSSITIAYSAAQHRRTETDLQGLTDTLTALLATEADLPKVDLALGYCAQCPFAVRCQRWSERFGQEGVMTLPAIADIAEVPL; encoded by the coding sequence ATGCTCTCCCTTACCCAGGGCCATTTACGCCTGCTGGAAATCTGCCCCCGGCGCTACCAATACACCTACCTGGAGCACCACACAGCCCCTATGGATCCGGCTATGGCGGAGCGGCAGCGGTGGGGCACGGAGTTTCACCGGGTGATGCAGCAGCGAGATTTGGGCCTGCCCGTCGATGACTTGCTAAAAGAAGACGCTGCCCTAGATGCGGCGGTGCATAGCTTGCTGGCCGCTGCCCCAGAGCTGTTTTTGCCCCAGGTCGATGGCTTTCGCCAAAGCGAGCACCGTCGCACTCTGGCCTTTAATGGCTATACCCTCACTGCCATTTACGACCTGCTGGTAATGGGGCCGACCAGCGGCCAGATTGTCGACTGGAAGACCTACCAAAACCCGCCTCAGCTGGCCCAGCTAACCCAGGATTGGCAAACCCGTCTGTACCTCTATCTGTTGGTCGAAACTAGCCATCTGACTCCAGAGCAGGTGACCATGACCTACTGGTTTGTGGCCCCTCCAACGGCGCAGGCCGCGCCTAAGCCGCCCAGCAGTATCACCATTGCCTATAGCGCCGCCCAGCACCGCCGCACCGAGACCGATCTGCAAGGGCTGACCGACACTTTGACCGCCTTGCTGGCCACCGAGGCCGATCTGCCCAAGGTTGACCTAGCCCTGGGCTACTGTGCTCAGTGCCCGTTTGCGGTGCGCTGCCAGCGGTGGTCGGAGCGCTTTGGCCAGGAGGGGGTGATGACCTTGCCTGCGATCGCAGATATTGCCGAGGTGCCCCTGTGA